TAAAAGTTGTGGAAAAAAAAGCCACTCATTGAGTGGCCCAAAGGGAAGTTCGGTTAATAGCTAGTAAAAAATCAAGCCTGGGCGGACACACCACACCTGATGTTCGCTTGAATGCGGGCGATTATCTGCAAACAGACCCTTACTGTGAAATCAACTCTGACTATGCGGGTGATAGCCATTGGCGATGAGACGCGTCCGAATGAAGCGTACTAGTTTTTTTGGGGCGGTTAGTGCGCTGGAATGGTGCGGACTGCATGAAGGGTTTAACCAACTGCTTGATAAGTCAGCGTTTATGTCGATGGCACGGGCTTTGCGAAGACCTTTGGTGTCCGTGGTGACAAGGAGTACGGCATGACTCGCACTTTTTATGATGAAATGTATGACGCTGGCGGCCTAGTGCGCCCGCATTATCGGGAGTTCGCCCGCTGGTTAGGTGAAACCCCGCCCGAGTTATTAGCGCAGCGCAGGCGTGAGGCCGATCTTCTGTTTCATCGTGCGGGTATCACATTCACTCTGTATGGCGATGATCAAGGCACTGAGCGGCTGATTCCTTTCGATACCATTCCACGCAGCATCCCAGCCAGCGAATGGCGCTTCGTCGAGCGCGGCTGTATTCAGCGGGTCAAGGCGTTGAATATGTTTCTCGCCGATCTCTACCACGATCAGCGAATTATCAAGGCCGGGATTATTCCCGCAGAACAGGTGCTGGCCAACGAGCAATACCAATTAGCGATGCAAGGCCTGAATCTGCACCGTGATATTTACTCGCACGTGTCAGGCGTCGATCTGGTGCGTGATGGCGATGGCACCTATTACGTGCTCGAAGACAATTTGCGTACGCCAAGCGGTGTGAGCTACATGCTCGAAGATCGCAAGATGATGATGCGCCTGTTTCCAGAGTTGTTTGCAGCGCAACGTATCGCGCCCATCGATCACTACCCGAACATGCTGCTCGACACCCTGAAAAGCTCCAGCCCTATTGATAATCCGAGCGTGGTGGTTTTGACGCCTGGCCGCTTTAACAGCGCCTTTTTCGAACACGCCTTTTTGGCGCGGGAGATGGGGGTTGAGTTGGTGGAGGGTGCTGACCTGTTCGTGCGCGATGATCGCGTGTTCATGCGCACCACCGATGGCCCTAAAGCGGTCGATGTAATTTACCGTCGCCTGGACGATGCCTTTCTCGACCCGTTGGCGTTTAACCCAGATTCGATGCTTGGCGTGCCAGGCCTTTTGTCGGCCTATCGCTCGGGTAACGTGGTGCTAGCTAACGCTATCGGCACAGGGGTTGCGGACGATAAGTCAATTTACCCCTATGTCACGGACATGATTCGTTTCTACTTAGACGAAGAACCTCTCCTGCAAAACGTTCCCACTTGGCAATGCCGCAAACCCGAAGAGTTGTCTCACGTTCTGGCTCATCTGCCAGAACTTGTGGTCAAGGAAACCCAGGGGTCAGGCGGTTACGGGATGTTGGTTGGTCCGGCGGCTACGGCGGCAGAGATCGAGTCGTTTCGGGCGCGGCTCAAGGCCAAGCCGCACGCATATATCGCACAGCCCACTTTATGCTTGTCGACTTGCCCGACATTTGTCGAAAACGGCATCGCCCCGCGCCACATCGACTTACGCCCGTTTGTTCTTTCCGGCCGTGAAACCCGGGTCGTTCCTGGTGGCCTTACTCGAGTGGCGCTGCGTGAAGGCTCACTCGTCGTAAACTCGTCTCAGGGCGGTGGAACCAAGGACACTTGGGTGGTTGAGGATTAAGGAAGCCTGCCAATGCTAAGTAGAACTGCCTCGGATTTATATTGGATGTCGCGATACCTGGAGCGAGCGGAAAATCTTGCCCGGATGCTCGACGTCAGTTATTCGCTGTCGCTAATGCCGCAGGACGGGCAAGACGATGGTTTGCATGAAATTGCCATGCCGCTGCTAATTACCGGAACGCTTGACGATTACGTGGAGCGCCGCGGTGAGTTGCACGCTGAACGTTTGTTGCACTTCTTTGCCCTTGATGCAACCAACCCGGCCAGCATCTATAGCTGCTTGGGCGCGGCGCGGGCCAGTGCCCATGCGGTACGTGGCCGAATCACGGCGGACATGTGGGAAAACATTAATGCTACTTGGCTGGAGATTCGCGGTATCGCTGATCAGGGCTTGAGCCGTTACGGCATTAGCCGGTTTTGCGAATGGGTCAAGGAGCGCTCCCATCTGTTTCGGGGTGCGACGTATGGCACCATCATGCGCCATGACGCATTCCGCTTTATTCGGCTAGGGACGTTCATCGAGCGCGCCGACAATACCTTGCGCCTGTTGGACGCCCGCTACGAGATGCTTGAATTACGCGGGCACGATACTGAAGAAGTGGCAGACACCACGGCCCATGGTTACTACCAATGGAGCGCGTTGTTGCGGGCGCTGTCGTCGTTTGAAGCCTATACCGAACTGTATCGGGATGCGCCGGGTGCGCGCCAAGTGGCCGAACTATTGCTGTTGCGTGCGGATATCCCTCGTTCGCTACGCGCTTGCATGGAGGAGATTGACGAGACGCTGGCCAGCTTGTCTGGGACCAACGGTCGTCCGGCCCAACGCTTGGCAGCTCAGTTGGAGGCGCGTCTGCGTTACACCGGCATTGATGAGATTCTCGGTGAGGGTTTGCATAAATGGTTGAACGAATTTATTCCGCTGGTAGCCCAATTGGGTAACGCTATCCACACTTCGTACCTGGAGGCTGCATGAGGCTCTCAATTAGCCACGAAACTACGTATCACTATGAAGACCAGGTCCGTGCCAGTATCCAATACCTGCGGCTAACGCCACACGACAGCGAACGCCAGCATGTACTCAGCTGGCAACTGACACTGCCACGCCCGGTGCGCGCGCAGGTAGATCCTTTCGGCAACATCCTCCATGTGCTGACGCTTGATGAGCCACACGAGGCAATTATTATCGGCGCCCGTGGTCAGGTTGAAATCGACGAGAAAACTGAATCCGAACACGAAAGTCAATCGGCGCTGCCGTTCTTGCGTTTTACCCGCCTGACCGAACCCGATGAAGCCATACGTGTCTTTGCCGCCATGCAATGCCAACAGCGTAAAGACCGCACAGCGCTGATCGATTTGATGCATGGCTTGAACCACTACATGACATACACGCCCGGTTCGACTGAAGTCGATACCAGTGCCGCGGAGGCATTCGCCGGCAAAGCAGGTGTGTGTCAGGACCATACCCATGCATTTCTCGCCGGTGTTCGCAGCCTGGGCATCCCAGCGCGGTATGTGTCGGGCTACTTGTATAGCGAAGACAGCGAACACCTCGCCAGTCATGCCTGGGCAGAAGCCTGGATTGATGACGCCTGGTACAGTTTTGACGTTACCAATCAGCTGTCGCGACCTGAGCGTCACTTGAAGTTGGCTGTGGGTTTGGACTATCTGGATGCCTGCCCGGTACGGGGCATGCGCCGCGGCGGGGGTTGCGAGCAAATGCACGCCAAAGTATCAGTTTCGCCGATCCGCGCTACCCAGACGCAACAGCAAAGTTGACGAAGCGGGGCGCCGTAGCGGCGCTCCTGTAGTCAATTGGCTTTACAATGAATAACCCAAAAAAGATATGAAGACCTCTGAGCCGGACTAAAGCATCGTCTTGGCACAGCGGCGCATTAGCCGAACAGACGGGTCATGTTCGGCAAGATCAAAACTAAGGTAGTGACGACGACGATAATCCCTGCTTGACGAATTTTTGAATACTTAAACATAGCTGATGCCTTTTGTTGTTATTCCTGAGCGACAAAAGCTCACCGATTATTGAGCACTTTATTAATCGGATAGCTGGCAGAGGGGGTGCAGAACAGGTGTCCCGGAAAGTCCGGCCACTCAAACGCGTGTTATCTTTTTTTTGCGTTCACCTGTTATAAAGGTAACCTTAGAGCCCACGGTCCACTTGACTTAGATTCATTTGGTTTGAATTAGTTTAGTTTTATCCAAAAAAGTAATGAGGCGGATTGCCATCTTTCTTTTCGGCCCTTGCTAGACACGTTTATCATTTTTTCAGCCTACTAGATAGTTGACTACCGTTCGTCCGGGTAAACAATTAATGATTTTAAGCGCGCTTAGGTCGTCGACTCACTGAACACCCTTTTTAGGGGCCATTACACAAATAGCATCGGGGCTTGCCTTGAAGTGGTTATCCGAGGCAGGCTCTACGGCGCGCTATTGCCTTAATCGTTTGGGTATTTTATGTCGTTACGCATCTGCATTTTGGAAACTGATGTCCTGCGGCCGGAGCTGGTCGATCAATTTCAGGGTTATGGGCAAATGTTCGAACGGTTGTTTTCACAGCAGCCAGTTCCTGCAGCGTTCAGCACCTACAACGTCATGCAGGGTGTTTATCCTGCCGATGACGAACAGTTCGATGCGTACCTGGTGACGGGTAGCAAGGCTGATTCATTTGGCAGTGAGCCCTGGATTCAGACGCTGAAAATCTATCTGAGGCGGCGCTTCGAGCGCGGTGATAAGTTACTGGGTATCTGTTTTGGCCATCAATTATTAGCGTTGCTGCTGGGCGGTAAAAGTGAACGCGCAATCCAGGGCTGGGGCGTTGGCACTCATCGCTACGCGCTGGCTCCTGCCACACCGTGGATGACCCCTATTATTGATGACCTGACATTGTTGATCAGTCATCAGGATCAGGTAACTGCACTCCCGGACAATGCTACGGTGATAGCCTCAAGTGAGTTTTGCCCGTTTGCCGCCTACCACATCAATCATCAGGTGCTGTGTTTTCAAGGCCACCCTGAATTTATCCATGATTATTCCCGTGCCTTACTGGACATCCGCCAGCAAGCGCTTGGCGAAGTTCTTTACAGCGACGCAATTGCCAGCTTGGAATTTGAGCATCAGGGCACAACAGTGGCTGAATGGATGATGCGCTTTGTGGCGCATAAAGTTGAGGTCGAAGACGTCTGAAGCGTTTTAGTCATAATGGAAGGTGCGCCGGCGTAAAAATAACGTTGCAGGGATCGTCGAAGGCTGCGACGAATGCCTGGCACCCGGCAGACCAATGCAAGTGTTAATGCAGGCGATCCAGGTATTTCTGTCTGAATCAGTTGGGGGATTATAAGACACTGCACAGGCGGAACTGCTCCACAGGAGTTGCGGCTGTTTAGGTCCTACTGCGCTGAGTTATAACCACCCCGACCGTTTGAAGCTGGCGTATAACCCGACGCACCCTGCCACGATGAACCCGAGCACCGCGAAGTAGCCGTAGTGCCAGCTCAACTCGGGCATGTTCTGAAAATTCATTCCGTAGATCCCGGCAATTGCCGTCGGGAATGCCAAAATGGCTGCCCATGCTGCAAACTTGCGTTGCACGATGCTTTGTCGGGAGGATTCCAGCAAAAGACCAATTTCAATGGTTTGGCTAGCGATGTCTCGCAGGTTGGCCAGATCTTCCATCTGGCGCGTGACATGAATTTCAACATCGCGAAAGTACGGGCGCATATTTTTGTCGATAAACGGAAAGGCCAGTTTCTGAAGTTCTTCACCGATCTCCACCATTGGCGCTACGTAGCGCCTTAATCGCAAGACATCACGCCGCAGGCTATGAATGCTGAGAATATCGGCTTCGTTAAGCACACCACCCACTACGCCATTTTCAAGTACGTCCAGTTCAGCATGGATCGCCTCGGTCACTGGCTGATAGCACTCAGTGACAAAATCCAGCAGCGCATATAACACGAAGTCCTCGCCGTGCTCCAAAAGCAATGGCCTTGCTTCACAGCGCTGACGAACCAGTCCATAGGATTTGGAGTGACCGTTGCGCGACGTGATGACATAACCTTTACCGGCAAAGATATGAGTTTCGATAAATTCAAGTTTGCCGTTCTCGCGGATCGGCGAGTAGGTCACGATAAAGAGCGCGTCACCAAAAGTTTCCAACTTGGGGCGGCTATGTTTTTCGAGGGCGTCTTCGATTGCCAGTTCGTGTAAATGAAACTGACGTTGCAACTTACTCAGTTCCTCAACGTTAGGTTGTTCCAGGCCAATCCAAACAAAATGCCCCGGCTTTGCGGCCCATTCGGCGCCCTCGTCAAGGGAGATATTGGCAACCTTTTTTCCGGCGCTGTAAACCGCAGCAGCAACGACTCGGCCCATGGTGGTATCACTTCTTATTTATAAGTGGCGGTGTATGGACCCTTAGCTTCAGGTGGCCCTCCTGATCAGAGTCAGTAAAGGTTTGCGAGTTCAAGTGCGTTGAAAGCCTGGCGCACGCCAGGCTTTTTCAATCAGGGAGCTATCCGACCACTGAGTGTTGCTGGTCCAGCTTGATGGACTCGTCCAGAGCGTCCAGCAAGGCTTTGCGCACTTTTAATTTGGTTTGCTTGTGAGCGATCATGTTGATCTTCTTTAACTGCGATGCAGCGGCTCGTGCGGTACGTTGCAGATCTTCGGCGCTGACCACTTTATCGAGGAAGCCCGCATCCACTGCACTTTTCGGGTCGAACATTTCGCCATTGATTACTGAGCGATGAAGCGCGGATTTACTCAGACGGTCCCGCGCCAATTCAATGCCGGCATGGTGCATGGTCATGCCAATTTGTACTTCATTCAAACCAATGTTAAAGGGGCCGTCGACCCCGATGCGGTAGTCCACCGACAACAGCAGAAACGCGCCTTTGGCTATAGCGTGGCCGGGACAAGCAATGATCACCGGGAACGGGTGCGCCAGCAGTCGTCGTGCCAAACTCGAACCAGCCGTGACCAAATTGATTGCGTTTACCGGGCCGGTCATCATGATCTTTAGGTCATACCCCCCCGAGAGAATGCCAGGTTGGCCGGTAATGATGACCACGGCGCGGTCTTGCTCGGCTTGATCCAGTGCCGCGTTAAAGGCGGTGATCACCTCCGGGGATATTGCATTGACCTTGCCGTTACTCAGGGTCAGGGTGGCGATGCCGTCTTCCAGGCTGTACGAAATCAACTCACTCATGATGCCAATCCTTGTGTTGAAGACGGCTGACGTTACCCACCCGCAGCGCCCAGGTAAAGCGCTATGACTGACTGGTGAGTCAGGGTTGAAGTCGATGTCGTTAAATGCAGACGACAGCCCTGATGACTCATTCCTGAATATCGTTCAACTCACAATATTCCGCCCAGTCCATTCCCAGCGTTTGGGCGACTTGGGTATGCGCTTCAAGACGCATGGCTTTCAACTGCTCAGGGTTTTCTGCGACCAACTGCAATGCCAGCTCCCAAGGTTCGATGCCTTGATCTTCGGCTTCGTCTTCGAACGCCCATTGAGTTTGCTGCTTTTGTTCCTCAGGGCTGAGGTCTTTTATCTCTTCCTGCAGGCCTGGGTTGGTGGTGATGTATTTCGCCAGTGCGGCTTCATTGAAGTCTAATGCGTCCATTTGTTTATCCCTTATGCACATTAACGTCGAGCCAAACGGCAACCGGGCGTAGATTACACCTCAAAGGGCACGGCCGAAATGCGAATGAAGGAAAGGGTGCGCGCATTTTTTGCTATCGAAAGTATTAATCCTATTTGGATATTTAAGCGGGATTCACGTCCCCATAAACTGGAAGCCAGAGTGGAAGACATGTGATGACAAATGAAAAATATGTCGCACTGTTTTCAGGCTTGGCAGTCATTTGGCTTACAACGGCGTGGGTAGTAACTGATATGGCTCGCGCCGTTTGAACCAGTGCAGGAGTTTACCCTGGAAGGTTGAAAACCCTGGTGCCTTCTTCGAAGCCCCAGGGTTTTTGCTATGGAGTTACGAAATATTTTAGCGATGAAGAGTGTGCGCCGTGCGGTTTGATCTGCGGGTTCTTGAGGCCCTTTGTTGTCGCTCATCGGTTCCAACAATTCTGCATAAATTCAATGAAAACTCGCAGTTTGCGCGGTACGTGAATTCGGCTGGGGTAGTAGAGATAAAAGGCAGAGACGCTGGGCCACCAAGGTCCGAGCAAGGGCACTAGCTTGCCGCTGTCGATGTCCGGTTGAACCTGCGCTTCGAATGCGCAGCCAATTCCTGCACCGGCGCGTATGGCTTGCATCAGTGTGTCAACGTCATTGGTAATTAGGGGCCCACGGGGTTGGAATGCTACGGCCTGACCTTTGTGATTGTAGTCCCAGCGGTATATTGCGCCGGTTAAACGGATGTTGAGGCAGCGGTGCTGGTCAAGGTCTTCAGGTTTGCGTGGATGTTCACGGCCAAGTAAGTAGCTGGGGGCTGCGACAGTGGCAATGCGATGAGGGCCGCCTAGGGGGACAGCGACAACATCCTGGGCAAGGTTCTCGCCCACGCGTATACCCGCATCGAAGCCGCCTGCGACGACGTCCAATAGGGCGTTATCGCAATGGATCTCCACGGTGATGTCCGGGTAGGTATCGATAAACGCCAGCAAATGAGGCATTAGCAAAATGTCGGCAGCGGTGCGCGAGAGATTGAGGCGCAGCAGCCCAGTGGGTTTGTCCCGCAACTCGTTGACATCTTCTATGGCTGAGGCCAATGCAGCTAGACCCGGTTGTGCTTGGTGAAGAAATCGCTGACCTATTTCGGTAACTCCGACCCGCCGCGTCGAGCGTTCCAACAGCCGAACGCCAAGGCGCGCTTCAAAGTTACGTAAGGTTTGAGAAAGGGCAGATGGTGATACCCCCATCTGCGCGGCCGCCTTAGTAAAACTCCCGTGTCTTGCTACTTGGGCAAATGCGGCGATACCCGGCAATAGCTCCGCAGGCAGGACGCCATTGTGAAGCAGTGCTTCATACTGCATGCCGTTGGCTCCGCTTATTCAATGATATGACCCAGCCTAACATGGCTGTTCAATTTCACAGGAGCAGTCCTTATGAGTCATTTATCTGGAAAAGTCGCTATTGTCACAGGCTCCTCGAAGGGTATAGGTGCGGCTATCGCTGAGCGCTTGGCCGCTGATGGCGCCAAAGTTGTCGTCAATTACTCACGCAGCGCCGAAGACGCGGATAAAGTTGTGCAACGCATCGTCTCGACAGGTGGCGAAGCCTTTGCGTGCAGGGCTGACATTTCCAATCCGTCGGATATTGCGCCGTTGATTGAGGCCGCAGTCGGGGCGTTCGGGCGCCTGGATATTCTGATCAATAATGCGGGTGTGTATAAGCAGGACTCGCTTGAGGCGTTGAGTGCCGAAAGTTTCGATGAGCACTTCAACCTGAACGTACGCGGATTGCTGCTTACAACCCAAGCAGCCGCACGGGTAATGAAGGCCGGTTCGGTTATCGTCAATATCAGCTCGGGTCTGGCTCATAGCCCGTACCCAAGCGTACATGTGTATTGCGCCACCAAAGGCGCGGTAAACACATTGACCCGCTCTCTCGCTATGGAGTTGGGCCCCCGAGGCATACGCGTGGTTGGCATCGCGCCGGGGTTTGTGCACACGGAGGGTAATGCGGAATCGGCCAAAGGCATGGATGAATTCTTTACCGCCAAGACCCCCATGGGGCGTGTGGGTAAACCCAAGGATATTGCGGCATCGGTGGCTTATGTGGTGTCTGAGGATGCCGCCTGGGTGACGGGCAATACCATCGATGTAGCGGGAGGGATGATTTTCTAGCATCAAGCAGCCTTCGGCCTATTAACGGCGTCATCGACTCTAGCTAAGGTCGATTAGGTAATGTCTCTAGTGTGCGGTTTTCAAAATAGCCCGCGCTCAATTGGCCTTAATAAAGTCCACAAATGCTCTAAGGGGAGAGGGCACGTAGCGGCGCCCTGGGTAATACAAAAATGGTCCGGTAAAGTTCTGCCACCAGGGCTCAAGTACTGGTTCCAGTACCCCAACGTCCAAGTAAGGCCGCAGCCAGTCCTCGAATAAGTAAACGATGCCCAAGCCGTCAATCGCAGCCTGTACCGCCAAGTCCACGGCACCTCCCACCCTGACAATCAACGGACCCGTGGGGTCGACGCGGAGAGTTTCGCCGTCACGTTCGTATTCCCAGGGTGGCATCGAGCCGCTGGGAAACTTGCCTCGCAGGCAGGCGTGATCGAGCAGGTCGCGAGGATGTTGGGGCCGACCTCTGGCATTCAGATAGGCCGGCGATGCGGCAGTTGCGAAACGTTGAAAGCGTGGGCCGATAGGAACGGCGATCATGTCCTGTTCAAGTCGCTCATCGTAGCGAATGCCCGCGTCACAACCCGCCGCGAGCATGTCAACGAAGCTCTCTTCGACGATCACCTCCAAGCGGATATCGGGGTAGGCGTGCAGGAACGGCGTGATAATTCCTGGAAGTACCAGTCGTGCGGCGCTGACGGGGACGTTCAGCTTCAGGGTGCCCGACGGCCGTTCGCGAAACTCGTTGACCACATCAAGCGCCGATTCGACCTCGCCCAGTGCGGGGACGATGCGTTCCATCAATCGTGCGCCAGCCTCCGTTGGTGCCACGCTGCGGGTGGTGCGATTGAGCAAGCGCACGCCGAGCCGAGCTTCCATGCGTCGGACCCCGTCGCTGAGACTTGAGGCCGATTTCCCACTCGCACGGGCGCCCTCGCGAAATCCGCCGGCGTTCACCACGGCCACAAACGCCAGCAAGTCTTGAATATCTGTCGCCATTGTTCGCTACTCCGTACAGCCCGTGCCGATTGCACCTGATTATCAGTAGAGTGGTCAATGACTATAGTGGATCTACATACATTGGATGGGGCACACAAAATGAGCGACATCAGCACAGCAGGCACCTATTTACTCGGCGACCGGACAGTTAATCGGATGGGCTACGGTGCAATGCAGTTGGCGGGTCCGCAAGTATTCGGTCCGCCTAAAGACCCGAAAGCGGCAGTCGCCGTACTACGCGAAGCCTTGGCAGCCGGGGTAAACCACTTTGATACGGCCGACTTCTACGGACCGCATGTCACCAACCAGATCATCCGCGAAGCCTTGCACCCCTACGCTCAGGACTTGGTGATCGTGACCAAGGTCGGCGCCCAGCGTGGAGCTGACGCCTCATGGAACCCGGCACAAACCCCAGCCGAATTGACCCGCGCCGTGCATGACAACCTGAGCAACTTGGGTCTAGACGTACTGGAAGTGGTGAACTTTCGGGCGTGGGGCGATATTCACTCGCCCTCCGAAGAGTCCATCGAAGAACAGTTCACCGCCCTGGCCGAATTGCAACGCCAAGGCCTCATTCGCCATCTGGGACTGAGCAACGTCACGGCAACGCAGGTCAAGCAAGCGCAGGGCATTGCCGACATCGTTTGCGTCCAGAACCACTACAACCTGTCCCACCGGCATGACGAACAACTCATCGCCGAGTTGGGCGCGCAGGGCATCGCCTATGTGCCGTTCTTCCCCATGGGTGGGTTTACACCGCTGCAATCGGACGTTCTTTCGAGCGTTGCTGTGAAGTTGGGTGCTTCACCGCTGTGTGTGGCGCTGGCCTGGTTGCTGCAGCGAGCGCCAAATATTTTGCTGATTCCGGGGACGTCGTCCGTGGCGCATTTGCGGGAGAATTTGTCTGCGAGTGAGTTGATGATTGGGGCGCAATTGTTGGGTGAGCTGGAGGGGGTGGTTTAGGGGTTGATACATCGTGGCCAGCGTTGCGGCTCGGCGGCAAAGGTCGCGTTTAACTTGGCTCGCTATCGCAGTCCTTGAAGCCTTTGCGGGCAAGCCTTGCTCCTGCCATCCTGAGTCGTAATAGTTTGCTTTCAACCCAAGCAGGCGGCTATCTCTTTGGGATTCCATGCGCTGCGGTTTTTGGGTCAGATGCTTCACTGCAGGCGTAGCCAGTCCTCATACGCAAACGCGTTGAGCAATTGCTGCCTCTCACACGGGAGCTTGGATTCAGCTATCAGGCATCACATTTCAATAAGGCATCCCATTCGCTCGTTGACGTCTCAAAGCCTGCGCATACCATTCAAACTCATCCAGAAATCTGTTCATTTGTTTAGTTGTGCGTTTTTCCTTGGGCTGTCCGTCATCAGCCAAGGCATCGCCGATGTTAGGTATGGAAAACAGGCTGGGTATGCTCGGCATGCCCAATTCTCCCAAGATCATGCGCAGTTGCATGGCGGCTCGCACGCCGCCAAACCTTCCTGCGGAATAACAAGTGATTGCGGAAGGGCGCCACATGTACTCTTCGAGAAAGTGGTCAAGCAGATTTTTCAGCGCTGGCGGGACGCCGTGATTGTATTCCGCGCTCACCAACAGAAAACCATCGGCACGGCGGTAAAGAGTGGCAAGTTGCTCCAGCTCGGCCGGTGCCGAGCCTTTGGGGTATTCCTTATACATGCGGTCCAGCAGAGGCAGGCGAGTCACCATAGGGTCTACGAGAACCGCCTCGTGCCCACGCTTTTCAAGCGCTGCCAAGAGCAAGCGAGCGGCTTTGATGCCTTGACGATCGGAACGCACGGAGCCCAGTAATACAGCGATGGTCAGGGGCGAGGTGTCGGTCATTGTATGGGTTCCTGGATGAGTGAATCGTTCTACGCAATAGATCCAATATAGGCCCAATGGTGCGGCGCGGTAGCGAGCTCCGGCGGCGCCGTTTGATGGCGAGCCGGTAGAGGTGCGCCGTGTTGAGGCGATGCACGGCGGGCCATCCGGCTTT
The nucleotide sequence above comes from Pseudomonas sp. AB6. Encoded proteins:
- a CDS encoding circularly permuted type 2 ATP-grasp protein — its product is MTRTFYDEMYDAGGLVRPHYREFARWLGETPPELLAQRRREADLLFHRAGITFTLYGDDQGTERLIPFDTIPRSIPASEWRFVERGCIQRVKALNMFLADLYHDQRIIKAGIIPAEQVLANEQYQLAMQGLNLHRDIYSHVSGVDLVRDGDGTYYVLEDNLRTPSGVSYMLEDRKMMMRLFPELFAAQRIAPIDHYPNMLLDTLKSSSPIDNPSVVVLTPGRFNSAFFEHAFLAREMGVELVEGADLFVRDDRVFMRTTDGPKAVDVIYRRLDDAFLDPLAFNPDSMLGVPGLLSAYRSGNVVLANAIGTGVADDKSIYPYVTDMIRFYLDEEPLLQNVPTWQCRKPEELSHVLAHLPELVVKETQGSGGYGMLVGPAATAAEIESFRARLKAKPHAYIAQPTLCLSTCPTFVENGIAPRHIDLRPFVLSGRETRVVPGGLTRVALREGSLVVNSSQGGGTKDTWVVED
- a CDS encoding alpha-E domain-containing protein, yielding MLSRTASDLYWMSRYLERAENLARMLDVSYSLSLMPQDGQDDGLHEIAMPLLITGTLDDYVERRGELHAERLLHFFALDATNPASIYSCLGAARASAHAVRGRITADMWENINATWLEIRGIADQGLSRYGISRFCEWVKERSHLFRGATYGTIMRHDAFRFIRLGTFIERADNTLRLLDARYEMLELRGHDTEEVADTTAHGYYQWSALLRALSSFEAYTELYRDAPGARQVAELLLLRADIPRSLRACMEEIDETLASLSGTNGRPAQRLAAQLEARLRYTGIDEILGEGLHKWLNEFIPLVAQLGNAIHTSYLEAA
- a CDS encoding transglutaminase family protein; its protein translation is MRLSISHETTYHYEDQVRASIQYLRLTPHDSERQHVLSWQLTLPRPVRAQVDPFGNILHVLTLDEPHEAIIIGARGQVEIDEKTESEHESQSALPFLRFTRLTEPDEAIRVFAAMQCQQRKDRTALIDLMHGLNHYMTYTPGSTEVDTSAAEAFAGKAGVCQDHTHAFLAGVRSLGIPARYVSGYLYSEDSEHLASHAWAEAWIDDAWYSFDVTNQLSRPERHLKLAVGLDYLDACPVRGMRRGGGCEQMHAKVSVSPIRATQTQQQS
- a CDS encoding amidotransferase, whose amino-acid sequence is MSLRICILETDVLRPELVDQFQGYGQMFERLFSQQPVPAAFSTYNVMQGVYPADDEQFDAYLVTGSKADSFGSEPWIQTLKIYLRRRFERGDKLLGICFGHQLLALLLGGKSERAIQGWGVGTHRYALAPATPWMTPIIDDLTLLISHQDQVTALPDNATVIASSEFCPFAAYHINHQVLCFQGHPEFIHDYSRALLDIRQQALGEVLYSDAIASLEFEHQGTTVAEWMMRFVAHKVEVEDV
- a CDS encoding magnesium and cobalt transport protein CorA; this encodes MGRVVAAAVYSAGKKVANISLDEGAEWAAKPGHFVWIGLEQPNVEELSKLQRQFHLHELAIEDALEKHSRPKLETFGDALFIVTYSPIRENGKLEFIETHIFAGKGYVITSRNGHSKSYGLVRQRCEARPLLLEHGEDFVLYALLDFVTECYQPVTEAIHAELDVLENGVVGGVLNEADILSIHSLRRDVLRLRRYVAPMVEIGEELQKLAFPFIDKNMRPYFRDVEIHVTRQMEDLANLRDIASQTIEIGLLLESSRQSIVQRKFAAWAAILAFPTAIAGIYGMNFQNMPELSWHYGYFAVLGFIVAGCVGLYASFKRSGWL
- a CDS encoding crotonase/enoyl-CoA hydratase family protein, yielding MSELISYSLEDGIATLTLSNGKVNAISPEVITAFNAALDQAEQDRAVVIITGQPGILSGGYDLKIMMTGPVNAINLVTAGSSLARRLLAHPFPVIIACPGHAIAKGAFLLLSVDYRIGVDGPFNIGLNEVQIGMTMHHAGIELARDRLSKSALHRSVINGEMFDPKSAVDAGFLDKVVSAEDLQRTARAAASQLKKINMIAHKQTKLKVRKALLDALDESIKLDQQHSVVG
- a CDS encoding DUF6388 family protein; translation: MDALDFNEAALAKYITTNPGLQEEIKDLSPEEQKQQTQWAFEDEAEDQGIEPWELALQLVAENPEQLKAMRLEAHTQVAQTLGMDWAEYCELNDIQE
- a CDS encoding LysR family transcriptional regulator — translated: MQYEALLHNGVLPAELLPGIAAFAQVARHGSFTKAAAQMGVSPSALSQTLRNFEARLGVRLLERSTRRVGVTEIGQRFLHQAQPGLAALASAIEDVNELRDKPTGLLRLNLSRTAADILLMPHLLAFIDTYPDITVEIHCDNALLDVVAGGFDAGIRVGENLAQDVVAVPLGGPHRIATVAAPSYLLGREHPRKPEDLDQHRCLNIRLTGAIYRWDYNHKGQAVAFQPRGPLITNDVDTLMQAIRAGAGIGCAFEAQVQPDIDSGKLVPLLGPWWPSVSAFYLYYPSRIHVPRKLRVFIEFMQNCWNR
- a CDS encoding glucose 1-dehydrogenase — encoded protein: MSHLSGKVAIVTGSSKGIGAAIAERLAADGAKVVVNYSRSAEDADKVVQRIVSTGGEAFACRADISNPSDIAPLIEAAVGAFGRLDILINNAGVYKQDSLEALSAESFDEHFNLNVRGLLLTTQAAARVMKAGSVIVNISSGLAHSPYPSVHVYCATKGAVNTLTRSLAMELGPRGIRVVGIAPGFVHTEGNAESAKGMDEFFTAKTPMGRVGKPKDIAASVAYVVSEDAAWVTGNTIDVAGGMIF
- a CDS encoding LysR family transcriptional regulator produces the protein MATDIQDLLAFVAVVNAGGFREGARASGKSASSLSDGVRRMEARLGVRLLNRTTRSVAPTEAGARLMERIVPALGEVESALDVVNEFRERPSGTLKLNVPVSAARLVLPGIITPFLHAYPDIRLEVIVEESFVDMLAAGCDAGIRYDERLEQDMIAVPIGPRFQRFATAASPAYLNARGRPQHPRDLLDHACLRGKFPSGSMPPWEYERDGETLRVDPTGPLIVRVGGAVDLAVQAAIDGLGIVYLFEDWLRPYLDVGVLEPVLEPWWQNFTGPFLYYPGRRYVPSPLRAFVDFIKAN